The Vibrio nitrifigilis genome window below encodes:
- a CDS encoding respiratory chain complex I subunit 1 family protein, producing the protein MAELHMPSLGWIVLAVVQVLLMLLLAPLATGFSRMIRARMHSRRGPGLLQDYRDIAKLLRRQSVSPANAGVIFWIMPWVLIVTMLLVGMALPTLTQTSPFPISGDVITDIYLLAIFRFFFSLAGVDSNSMFSGVGSARELTLGVLIEPIFVLSIFIMAMAVGSTDLGYISQGMLGEIMLQPVTVVLAGVACAFAMFVEMGKLPFDAAEAEQELQEGPVTEYSGSGLAMVKLGLGLKQLVVVQLFLAIFIPWGKAETLAIPDLLFAAVMLLCKLIVVFFLAGIVENAMARVRFLNTSRLTWSAFSFAGLSLAFYVIGL; encoded by the coding sequence ATGGCGGAACTTCATATGCCCAGCTTAGGCTGGATAGTGCTCGCAGTAGTTCAAGTTCTATTGATGTTATTGCTGGCTCCTTTAGCAACGGGTTTCTCTCGGATGATTCGTGCTCGTATGCACTCTCGTCGAGGTCCGGGGTTACTGCAGGATTATCGCGATATCGCCAAGTTGTTGCGTCGTCAATCAGTGTCACCTGCGAATGCCGGGGTCATCTTCTGGATCATGCCTTGGGTGCTGATTGTCACAATGTTGTTGGTCGGTATGGCGCTGCCAACGCTCACTCAAACCTCACCTTTTCCTATTTCAGGTGATGTGATTACCGATATTTACTTGTTAGCGATTTTCCGCTTCTTCTTCTCTTTAGCCGGGGTGGATTCTAACAGTATGTTCAGTGGGGTCGGGAGTGCGCGTGAATTAACTTTAGGCGTGCTGATTGAGCCGATTTTTGTGCTATCGATTTTCATTATGGCGATGGCAGTCGGTTCCACCGATTTAGGCTATATCAGCCAAGGCATGTTGGGCGAAATTATGCTCCAACCCGTCACGGTGGTACTTGCTGGTGTCGCGTGTGCCTTTGCGATGTTCGTTGAGATGGGCAAATTGCCATTTGATGCGGCAGAAGCTGAACAAGAGTTACAAGAAGGTCCAGTCACTGAATACTCAGGCTCGGGTCTGGCCATGGTCAAATTAGGTTTAGGCCTAAAACAGTTAGTCGTGGTGCAACTCTTCCTCGCCATTTTTATCCCTTGGGGTAAAGCTGAAACTCTAGCCATTCCTGATCTGCTGTTTGCGGCAGTCATGCTGCTTTGCAAATTGATCGTCGTGTTCTTTTTAGCTGGCATTGTTGAGAACGCAATGGCTCGGGTTCGTTTCTTAAATACGAGTCGACTAACGTGGTCTGCATTTTCGTTTGCAGGTTTGTCGTTAGCCTTCTACGTCATCGGATTGTGA
- the hyfE gene encoding hydrogenase 4 membrane subunit, which produces MSDLMMNNLAGLLVVTSFLVVIARKAQTAAWLYALQSLVLVGLFVAIAHRYDAHELYSWSVTAFISKVILVPAILFIQLGKMRDAKAEQPLIRPVWIALIVAVISIACLYVIEPVQLPLVASLKPILGVSLAHFFIGLLCIISQRNILKQIFGYCLMENGSSLMLALVAHSAPHLVEIGITVDALFAVIVMVILARLIYAKLRTLDVKQLTVLKG; this is translated from the coding sequence ATGAGTGATTTAATGATGAATAACTTAGCTGGCCTACTGGTTGTAACTTCATTTTTGGTCGTGATAGCGCGCAAAGCGCAAACCGCTGCTTGGTTATATGCCTTGCAGTCTTTAGTTCTGGTGGGGCTATTTGTTGCGATCGCCCATCGCTACGATGCACATGAGTTATACAGCTGGTCGGTCACCGCGTTTATTTCCAAAGTCATTTTAGTCCCAGCGATCTTATTTATTCAGCTAGGAAAAATGAGAGATGCAAAAGCTGAGCAACCGCTGATCCGCCCGGTGTGGATTGCCTTGATTGTTGCGGTGATCAGTATTGCTTGTCTGTATGTTATCGAACCCGTTCAGTTGCCGCTGGTGGCGTCATTGAAACCTATTCTTGGGGTTTCCTTAGCGCACTTCTTTATCGGTTTGCTGTGCATTATCAGTCAGCGCAATATCCTCAAACAAATTTTTGGTTACTGCCTGATGGAAAACGGCTCGTCGTTAATGTTGGCGTTAGTGGCTCACAGTGCCCCTCACTTGGTGGAAATTGGTATCACCGTTGATGCCTTATTCGCCGTGATTGTCATGGTGATTCTGGCGCGTTTGATTTACGCCAAATTGCGTACGTTGGACGTGAAACAACTGACAGTATTAAAAGGGTAA
- a CDS encoding NADH-quinone oxidoreductase subunit B family protein — translation MKGIKQLSGSNHTETVPVPVSPQHEKLKEVLLKQIKRSAYVYRVDCGGCNGCEIEIFAATTPVYDTERFGIKVVASPRHADILLFTGAVTRAMRAPALRAYEAAPDPKIVVSYGACGCDGGIFHDLYCVWGGTDKIVPVDVYIPGCPPTPAATIYGFAVALGLLEQKMHSKEHQADKEPATLRHTGIPTDIRVMVEREARVLAGYRAGKRIANELLDVLVTCDSSNVDQNVKAYLEKNDDPRLTEIVNTLMREVMNQITGGQPQGACHGCR, via the coding sequence ATGAAAGGTATAAAACAGCTTTCTGGTTCCAACCATACTGAAACTGTTCCAGTTCCTGTCTCGCCTCAACACGAGAAATTAAAAGAAGTTCTACTTAAGCAAATTAAACGTTCTGCCTATGTTTATCGTGTTGACTGCGGTGGTTGCAACGGCTGCGAAATTGAAATTTTTGCAGCGACCACTCCGGTTTACGATACCGAACGTTTTGGTATTAAAGTGGTGGCATCCCCTCGTCATGCCGACATCTTGTTGTTCACTGGCGCAGTCACCCGTGCTATGCGTGCTCCTGCGTTACGCGCTTATGAAGCTGCTCCAGATCCTAAAATTGTGGTCTCTTACGGCGCATGTGGTTGCGATGGCGGTATCTTCCACGACCTTTACTGTGTGTGGGGGGGAACAGACAAGATAGTGCCCGTTGATGTCTATATTCCTGGTTGCCCTCCAACACCTGCTGCGACTATTTACGGTTTTGCGGTTGCCTTGGGTTTGCTTGAGCAAAAAATGCACAGTAAAGAACATCAAGCAGATAAAGAGCCAGCGACACTTCGCCACACCGGAATTCCGACCGATATTCGGGTGATGGTTGAACGTGAAGCTCGCGTGTTAGCTGGATACCGCGCAGGTAAACGTATTGCCAATGAATTGCTGGATGTACTGGTTACATGCGACTCCAGCAATGTTGACCAGAACGTTAAAGCCTATTTAGAGAAAAACGATGATCCACGGTTAACTGAGATTGTGAATACCTTGATGCGTGAAGTGATGAATCAAATCACTGGCGGTCAACCACAAGGAGCTTGCCATGGATGTCGCTGA
- a CDS encoding hydrogenase 4 subunit D gives MEMIGLFTILVPFLGAILTLLVPRSSAKWVCQLFAALATLGTWALAYHFFLEGGHAESIAIVQFDHLLIFGLMVDKVSTLIAAAVVGLGLIVAIYSLGYMSIGNKEHPHEGDPRYYSFLLVFIGAMAGLVLSSTLVGQLLFFEITGACSWSLIGYYQTPIAFRSALKALIVTHIASLGLFVAAATLFIQTGTFELTAIASLTPSAKMIVLFGILFAAWGKSAQLPMHMWLPDAMNAPTPVSAYLHAASMVKVGVYIFARGILSAGDVPIEVGVVGVIGAMITMIYGFVMYLPQKDMKRLLAYSTITQLAYIFLALSMAAMGSSLAMKAGVSYIFNHAFAKSLFFFVAGSLSFACGTRMLPQLRGIITKSPLLGIGFCVAAMAIAGVPPFNGFFSKFPLLEAGFQLSAAHSWLTPVLVLALIESVATFGWLLFWFGKSVIGKPSDVVENISPLPASMKSMLVVLIAMSVLSSFIASAWLN, from the coding sequence ATGGAGATGATAGGTTTATTCACAATTTTAGTCCCTTTCCTTGGGGCCATTCTGACTCTGCTTGTGCCGCGTTCATCGGCTAAGTGGGTATGTCAGTTATTCGCTGCACTCGCCACATTAGGTACTTGGGCTCTGGCATACCATTTCTTCCTTGAGGGAGGGCATGCGGAATCAATTGCTATCGTACAGTTTGACCATTTACTGATCTTTGGTTTGATGGTAGACAAAGTCAGTACTTTGATTGCGGCAGCGGTTGTTGGGCTTGGCTTAATCGTGGCGATTTACTCGCTAGGATATATGAGCATAGGTAACAAAGAGCACCCACATGAAGGGGACCCGCGTTACTACTCATTCCTATTGGTGTTTATCGGTGCAATGGCGGGGTTAGTGCTCTCTTCTACCTTAGTCGGTCAGTTGCTGTTCTTCGAAATCACCGGTGCTTGTTCTTGGTCATTGATTGGCTACTACCAAACGCCAATCGCCTTTCGATCCGCGTTAAAAGCATTGATTGTGACTCATATTGCATCATTGGGTCTGTTTGTAGCAGCAGCGACTCTGTTTATCCAAACCGGCACGTTTGAACTCACAGCCATTGCTAGCCTGACACCAAGCGCCAAGATGATTGTACTGTTCGGTATCTTGTTTGCTGCTTGGGGTAAATCAGCCCAGTTACCAATGCATATGTGGTTACCAGATGCGATGAATGCACCAACCCCAGTGAGTGCTTACTTACACGCGGCATCAATGGTGAAAGTTGGGGTGTACATATTTGCGCGCGGTATTTTGTCTGCTGGCGATGTGCCAATTGAAGTGGGTGTCGTCGGGGTCATTGGCGCCATGATCACCATGATTTATGGCTTCGTGATGTACTTGCCACAAAAAGACATGAAGCGTTTGTTAGCTTATTCGACCATTACTCAGCTTGCGTATATTTTCCTTGCGCTATCCATGGCGGCAATGGGCTCATCCTTAGCGATGAAAGCGGGCGTCAGTTACATCTTTAACCATGCGTTTGCAAAAAGTTTATTCTTCTTCGTTGCTGGTTCACTGAGCTTTGCTTGTGGTACTCGCATGTTGCCACAACTGCGCGGCATCATTACCAAATCGCCACTGCTTGGGATTGGCTTCTGTGTCGCAGCAATGGCAATTGCTGGTGTTCCTCCATTTAACGGATTCTTCAGTAAATTCCCGCTGCTTGAAGCTGGCTTTCAGTTGTCAGCGGCTCACAGTTGGTTAACGCCTGTGTTAGTGCTCGCGCTGATTGAATCTGTCGCAACATTTGGTTGGTTACTGTTCTGGTTTGGTAAATCTGTGATTGGTAAACCATCCGACGTTGTCGAAAACATTTCTCCGCTACCTGCGTCAATGAAAAGCATGTTGGTTGTTTTGATCGCCATGTCAGTGCTATCCAGTTTCATTGCCTCAGCGTGGCTTAATTAG
- the hyfB gene encoding hydrogenase 4 subunit B, whose product MTNTLELLAISIGCYVIASLVALLGSGEREASIVKVSGVIGFIGGVLGLISSAQALLGGAPLTAQLYSPFQFAQLIINMNALGAFMVLVISLIMVAASIYSWHYMNEYLGKGAWGISFFLHLFVASMVALVVVDNAFYFIVFFEMMSLASYFLVLVEQSESSVKAGLQYFFIAHAGSVLIMIAFFMLYRASGSLNFADFTGLNLPAWESSVIFLLAFFGFGAKAGMITLHGWLPQAHPAAPSHASALMSGVMVKIGVFGIIKVGVVFLGASEAWWGYVVLAFGAVSSVLGVMYALAEHDIKRLLAYHTVENVGIILMGVGVALIGMATGHPVFAALGLLGALYHLLNHAVFKGLLFLGAGSVIYRMHTKDMEKMGGLGKLMPYTALAFLIGTMAISALPPLNGFVSEWFIYQSLFDLSHQTQLSMVIAGPIAVVMLAITGALACMCFVKVYGICFTGAPRTQKASEAREVGWPMVVGCAFLAVMCVILGVGSPWISPIISDIATTTLSATPIVVHQGMALHPVSTTQAILSTPVITISLLILLVIPAVMLALFKGRRLDNRQQGDPWACGYAYENRMNISASGFTQPLRHMFSPVYRIRVLLDPSGWMQRSLSAVTHSAAAIEPSFDRYLVQPACRASMTVSGWITRMQGGDFRVYCLYIVVVLLALLFLPIEPGVK is encoded by the coding sequence ATGACAAATACGCTCGAGTTGTTAGCGATATCCATTGGCTGCTATGTCATCGCCAGTTTGGTCGCTTTGTTAGGAAGTGGAGAGCGGGAAGCCAGCATTGTTAAAGTGTCTGGTGTAATCGGCTTTATCGGTGGGGTGTTGGGGCTTATCAGTTCTGCTCAAGCACTGCTTGGTGGCGCGCCATTGACTGCCCAGTTATATAGCCCGTTTCAGTTCGCACAGTTGATCATCAATATGAACGCTCTTGGTGCCTTTATGGTGCTGGTGATTTCATTAATTATGGTCGCCGCTTCAATTTACTCATGGCATTACATGAACGAGTACCTAGGTAAAGGTGCTTGGGGAATTAGCTTTTTCTTACATCTATTCGTGGCTTCTATGGTCGCGTTGGTGGTGGTCGATAATGCGTTCTACTTCATTGTGTTCTTTGAAATGATGTCGTTGGCTTCTTATTTCTTAGTGCTGGTGGAACAAAGCGAAAGTAGCGTAAAGGCTGGGCTGCAATATTTCTTTATTGCTCACGCGGGTTCTGTCTTGATCATGATTGCCTTCTTTATGCTGTACCGTGCATCAGGTTCATTGAATTTTGCTGACTTTACCGGTCTGAATCTTCCTGCTTGGGAATCTTCGGTTATTTTCTTGCTGGCGTTCTTTGGTTTTGGTGCCAAAGCCGGGATGATTACCTTGCACGGTTGGTTACCACAAGCTCACCCTGCAGCCCCTTCTCACGCATCGGCATTGATGTCTGGCGTGATGGTAAAAATCGGTGTATTCGGGATTATTAAAGTCGGTGTGGTTTTCTTAGGTGCAAGTGAAGCGTGGTGGGGCTATGTGGTACTGGCCTTCGGCGCGGTTTCTTCTGTACTCGGCGTAATGTATGCGTTAGCAGAGCATGATATCAAACGCTTGTTGGCTTATCACACGGTTGAAAACGTCGGCATTATTTTGATGGGCGTTGGCGTGGCACTAATTGGTATGGCAACAGGGCATCCCGTATTTGCTGCGTTAGGTCTGTTAGGTGCGCTATACCACTTGTTAAACCATGCAGTATTTAAAGGCTTGCTGTTCTTAGGTGCTGGTTCTGTGATTTATCGCATGCACACCAAAGATATGGAAAAAATGGGTGGCCTTGGCAAATTAATGCCTTATACCGCTTTAGCTTTCTTGATCGGTACCATGGCGATTTCAGCACTGCCACCACTTAATGGATTCGTCAGCGAATGGTTTATTTACCAGTCTCTGTTTGATCTTAGCCATCAGACGCAATTGAGTATGGTCATTGCTGGTCCAATCGCCGTGGTTATGCTTGCCATTACCGGTGCTTTAGCCTGTATGTGTTTCGTTAAGGTTTACGGCATTTGCTTTACCGGTGCTCCACGTACGCAGAAAGCTAGCGAAGCTCGTGAAGTTGGTTGGCCAATGGTGGTGGGCTGCGCTTTTCTTGCTGTGATGTGTGTGATTTTAGGTGTGGGTTCTCCATGGATCTCGCCCATTATTTCCGACATTGCCACTACAACATTATCCGCAACACCGATTGTCGTTCATCAAGGTATGGCGCTTCATCCGGTTTCTACCACACAAGCCATTCTTTCTACTCCAGTTATCACCATCAGTCTACTGATCTTGCTGGTGATTCCTGCCGTTATGTTGGCTCTGTTTAAAGGCCGTCGTCTCGATAACCGTCAACAAGGTGACCCATGGGCATGTGGTTACGCTTACGAAAATCGTATGAATATCTCAGCGAGTGGTTTTACCCAACCATTACGTCACATGTTCTCTCCGGTGTATCGCATTCGAGTATTGCTCGATCCTAGTGGGTGGATGCAACGCTCCTTAAGTGCTGTCACTCATTCAGCAGCAGCAATTGAACCAAGCTTTGATCGTTATTTAGTGCAACCAGCGTGTCGCGCTTCAATGACGGTAAGCGGTTGGATTACTCGCATGCAAGGCGGCGACTTCCGCGTTTACTGCTTATATATCGTTGTCGTGCTGTTGGCGTTGCTTTTTCTTCCCATTGAACCAGGAGTGAAATAA
- the hycI gene encoding hydrogenase maturation peptidase HycI, translating into MSQQILLTVGNYMMGDDAAGPLLAKMCKENPLDEWEVLDGGTMPEDVLHLIRKAQPHRIVIVDAADFGEEVGEIRVIEQETSADMFLVSTHSLPLNFLINELKTFVPEVTFLGIQPEMVGFSYPMNPLVKQAVEQIYHALPSWEGDGGYAHC; encoded by the coding sequence ATGAGTCAACAAATTTTATTAACGGTCGGTAATTACATGATGGGGGACGATGCGGCCGGTCCTCTACTTGCCAAAATGTGCAAAGAAAACCCACTTGATGAGTGGGAAGTGTTGGATGGCGGAACAATGCCAGAAGATGTTTTGCACTTAATCCGTAAAGCCCAACCGCACCGAATTGTCATCGTCGATGCGGCTGACTTTGGAGAAGAAGTCGGTGAAATTCGGGTGATTGAACAAGAAACCAGTGCCGATATGTTTTTGGTTTCTACCCACAGTTTACCGCTTAATTTTCTTATCAATGAGCTAAAGACCTTCGTACCTGAAGTCACTTTTCTTGGTATTCAGCCAGAGATGGTTGGCTTTTCCTACCCAATGAATCCGTTGGTCAAGCAAGCTGTTGAGCAGATCTATCATGCCCTTCCTAGTTGGGAAGGTGATGGTGGGTATGCTCACTGCTAG
- a CDS encoding formate hydrogenlyase maturation HycH family protein gives MDVAESRHLKGSVYFYRLTRKFIDEKDNIPQDAKQVMYYSLAIGHHLGIVDCLSAAMVCTGPEYLEWISALDTESEAYRKMKGFLMFGEITIYPEHINMLALAFDAIDANAQSVKSRELTVGFIEVLTAIYNEPTMYLMIRGG, from the coding sequence ATGGATGTCGCTGAGTCTCGCCATTTAAAAGGCAGCGTCTATTTCTATCGCTTAACTCGCAAATTTATCGATGAAAAAGACAACATTCCCCAAGATGCTAAGCAAGTCATGTATTACAGCTTAGCGATTGGTCACCACCTTGGCATCGTTGATTGCTTGAGTGCAGCGATGGTCTGTACTGGGCCTGAATACTTGGAATGGATTTCTGCTTTAGACACGGAGAGTGAAGCGTATCGCAAGATGAAAGGCTTTTTGATGTTTGGTGAAATCACCATTTATCCCGAACATATCAATATGCTGGCACTGGCGTTCGATGCCATTGATGCGAATGCACAAAGTGTGAAAAGTCGTGAGCTGACAGTCGGATTTATTGAAGTACTCACGGCAATCTATAACGAACCAACCATGTATTTGATGATTCGAGGTGGGTAA
- a CDS encoding hydrogenase large subunit — MDMKTQTYSQRQIGKQYVDGVRHLFPSAILEEEWQADNQVTITVKMTSLVEVMKWLYYDQGGWLSVSFGNDERSLNGHFAVYHALSMEGEVKSWVVVKVLADANTEEFISITPHIPAAVWGEREVRDMFGLRPVGLPDERRLVLPDDWPDDLHPLRKDAMDHRQRPEPTTDTENYPFLNELGDESNRIVPIGPLHITSDEPGHFRLFVDGEDIVDADYRMFYVHRGMEKLAETRMGYNEIGFLADRVCGICGFTHSVGYNNSVETALQIEVPERAKMIRTVLLEVERLHSHLLNIGLSSHFVGFDSGFMQFFRVREKTMELAELLTGARKTYGMNLIGGVRRDILKEQRQKGIALIREARKTFSELVDMLLATPNIDSRLCGVGVLAKDIARDFSPVGPMIRGSGFARDARIVHGAHLEAYSQVPIELQHIDTGDVQARVLVRIREVFDAMNIVEFGLDHLPAGAILTEGFDYVPHKFALGYTEAPRGENVHWSMTGDNQKVFRWRCRAATYANWPTLRYMLRGNTVADAPLIIGSLDPCYSCTDRVTIVDTKKKRSQTIPYKAIEQYSVNRKNSPLKAW, encoded by the coding sequence ATGGATATGAAAACTCAAACTTACTCGCAACGTCAGATCGGTAAACAGTACGTTGATGGGGTACGTCATTTATTCCCTTCTGCCATTCTTGAAGAAGAGTGGCAGGCTGATAACCAAGTTACCATTACGGTAAAAATGACCTCTTTAGTCGAAGTCATGAAATGGCTTTACTACGATCAAGGTGGTTGGTTATCGGTCAGCTTTGGTAACGATGAACGCAGCCTAAACGGCCATTTTGCTGTTTATCATGCGCTTTCTATGGAAGGCGAAGTGAAAAGCTGGGTTGTGGTTAAAGTGCTGGCGGATGCCAATACGGAAGAATTTATTTCTATCACGCCACACATTCCTGCTGCAGTTTGGGGGGAGCGTGAAGTACGCGATATGTTCGGATTGCGCCCTGTGGGCTTACCGGATGAGCGTCGTTTGGTGCTACCCGATGATTGGCCTGATGATCTTCATCCTTTACGTAAAGATGCGATGGATCATCGTCAGCGTCCAGAACCTACGACTGATACAGAGAATTACCCATTCCTCAATGAATTAGGTGATGAATCTAACCGTATTGTTCCTATTGGACCGCTGCACATCACTTCTGATGAACCGGGACACTTCCGTTTATTCGTTGATGGTGAAGACATTGTCGATGCGGATTACCGTATGTTCTATGTTCACCGCGGAATGGAAAAACTGGCCGAAACCCGTATGGGCTATAACGAGATTGGTTTCCTCGCTGACCGTGTGTGCGGCATTTGTGGTTTTACTCATAGTGTAGGTTATAACAACTCCGTTGAAACGGCTCTGCAAATCGAAGTGCCGGAACGTGCCAAGATGATTCGTACGGTATTACTTGAAGTGGAACGTCTGCACAGTCACCTATTGAATATTGGTTTATCGAGCCACTTCGTCGGTTTTGACTCAGGTTTCATGCAGTTCTTCCGCGTGCGTGAAAAAACCATGGAACTGGCTGAGCTATTAACAGGTGCTCGTAAAACTTACGGAATGAATCTGATTGGCGGTGTGCGCCGCGATATTTTAAAAGAGCAGCGCCAAAAAGGCATTGCCTTGATTCGTGAAGCGCGCAAAACCTTCAGTGAATTAGTCGATATGCTTTTGGCCACGCCAAACATTGATAGCCGCTTATGTGGCGTTGGTGTGTTAGCAAAAGACATCGCGCGCGATTTTAGTCCTGTTGGTCCAATGATTCGAGGCAGCGGCTTTGCGCGTGATGCGCGCATCGTGCATGGCGCTCACCTAGAAGCGTATTCACAAGTGCCAATTGAATTGCAGCACATTGATACTGGCGACGTACAAGCGCGTGTTCTTGTGCGTATTCGTGAAGTATTTGATGCGATGAACATCGTTGAGTTTGGTTTAGATCACTTGCCGGCTGGGGCAATTCTAACCGAAGGGTTTGACTACGTTCCGCATAAATTTGCCTTGGGGTATACCGAAGCACCTCGCGGTGAAAACGTGCACTGGAGTATGACTGGCGATAACCAAAAAGTGTTCCGTTGGCGTTGTCGTGCGGCGACTTACGCGAACTGGCCAACACTTCGTTATATGTTGCGTGGTAATACCGTGGCCGATGCGCCATTGATCATCGGTAGTCTTGACCCTTGTTATTCTTGTACTGACCGCGTCACCATCGTGGATACGAAGAAAAAACGCAGCCAGACCATTCCATACAAAGCCATTGAGCAATATAGCGTGAATCGTAAAAACTCACCGCTCAAAGCATGGTAA
- a CDS encoding hydrogenase 4 subunit F has product MMSISTIYPYLLGIPLFVAAVSLVCACLKGEFQKLSSLMHCVSVVATFVMSWMVTIQVFEHGALESAGHWLILDSLSALFMAVLGLVALITGLHSLGYIGNEFKNGELSSRQVSLYYGLFNLFLATMLIALTANNIIMMWVAIEATTISSVFLVGIYYQRSSLEAAWKYIMLCSVGVAFGLFGTVITYSNAVAVFTDPSQAIFWTAIRDNAAQFDPRLIQIGFIFIIIGFGTKVGLFPMHTWLPDAHSEAPSPVSGLLSAGLLNCALLVILRHLVVAQEVLGHGYTQALMLGFGLLSVAVAAFFILVQKDIKRLLAYSSVENMGLITFAIGLGPLGVFAAMLHVINHSLGKTLMFCGAGNVMLKYGTRDMSIIKGVVRVAPWTGVLFGAGALALAGVPPFNLFVSEFLIVCSALYAQHPALIIILLLLLTLVLAGLARLVAACVLGKAPEGVDKGEVNVMTVVPLVVMMGLMVLMGTHIPEVVLHGVNQAAQVISHQDFSTVLQQLHLPFQSASALTQTTDAATHLVQ; this is encoded by the coding sequence ATGATGTCTATAAGTACTATTTATCCCTACCTGCTGGGCATTCCGTTGTTTGTTGCTGCGGTAAGTCTGGTTTGTGCTTGTTTAAAAGGGGAGTTTCAGAAGCTGTCATCGTTGATGCACTGTGTGAGTGTGGTTGCGACGTTTGTAATGAGCTGGATGGTCACAATACAAGTCTTTGAACACGGTGCATTAGAAAGTGCAGGTCACTGGTTGATCTTAGATAGCTTGTCTGCGCTATTTATGGCCGTGCTTGGATTAGTGGCGCTCATTACAGGATTGCACTCACTGGGTTATATCGGTAACGAGTTCAAAAATGGTGAGCTAAGCAGTCGTCAGGTGTCTCTGTATTACGGCCTGTTCAACCTGTTTTTAGCCACTATGTTGATCGCCTTGACGGCAAACAACATCATCATGATGTGGGTTGCCATTGAAGCCACCACCATTAGTTCAGTGTTCTTGGTCGGTATTTACTATCAACGCTCATCGCTTGAAGCTGCATGGAAATACATCATGCTGTGTAGTGTTGGGGTGGCGTTTGGCTTGTTCGGTACAGTGATTACTTACTCTAATGCTGTGGCGGTATTTACTGATCCTTCACAAGCGATTTTTTGGACCGCTATTCGCGATAATGCCGCGCAATTTGATCCCCGTTTAATTCAAATTGGTTTCATCTTTATCATCATTGGTTTTGGCACCAAAGTGGGCTTATTTCCGATGCACACTTGGTTGCCAGACGCGCACTCAGAAGCGCCAAGTCCTGTTTCTGGATTACTCTCTGCTGGCTTATTAAATTGTGCTTTATTGGTGATTCTGCGTCACTTAGTTGTCGCTCAAGAGGTTTTGGGTCATGGGTATACCCAAGCTCTAATGCTGGGTTTTGGCCTGTTATCTGTAGCGGTGGCTGCCTTCTTTATTCTGGTGCAAAAAGACATAAAACGTCTGTTGGCTTATTCCAGTGTGGAAAACATGGGCTTGATTACATTTGCGATTGGCTTGGGGCCTTTGGGTGTTTTCGCTGCGATGCTGCACGTGATTAACCACAGCTTAGGTAAAACTCTGATGTTCTGCGGCGCGGGTAATGTGATGTTGAAATACGGCACTCGTGATATGAGCATTATTAAAGGGGTTGTGCGTGTCGCACCTTGGACTGGTGTCTTATTTGGTGCTGGTGCTTTAGCGTTAGCTGGCGTGCCACCTTTTAACTTATTTGTGAGCGAATTCCTGATCGTCTGCTCTGCGCTATATGCTCAGCATCCTGCTCTAATCATTATCTTATTGCTGTTATTAACGCTCGTGTTAGCTGGACTCGCTCGCTTAGTTGCCGCTTGTGTGCTGGGCAAAGCACCGGAAGGCGTTGATAAAGGCGAAGTGAATGTGATGACCGTCGTCCCACTTGTCGTCATGATGGGCTTAATGGTGCTTATGGGCACTCATATCCCTGAAGTAGTATTACACGGCGTCAATCAAGCGGCTCAAGTTATCTCACATCAAGACTTCTCCACTGTTTTACAACAACTGCATTTGCCATTTCAGTCAGCGAGCGCGCTGACTCAAACTACCGATGCTGCCACTCACCTAGTTCAATAA
- a CDS encoding formate hydrogenlyase complex iron-sulfur subunit, with product MIKLLKTILKAGDVTEKYPFAPLEVSSDFRGKPELNASQCISCGACTRACPANALIMETNELKGTRRWELSLARCIYCGRCEEVCPTHAIELTPNFELAVTKKEDLYESAEFKLATCSCCGKPFVAQKLLDYTMATLEQSGLTGEHLEMRRQQLATCPECRRKANMLDGENITHQRFIKTPVQQMQAVAQSESEKEEA from the coding sequence ATGATTAAGTTACTCAAAACCATTCTTAAAGCAGGGGATGTTACTGAAAAATATCCCTTTGCTCCGCTGGAAGTCTCTTCTGATTTTCGTGGTAAACCCGAGCTGAATGCGAGTCAGTGTATCTCTTGTGGTGCGTGCACACGCGCCTGTCCTGCTAATGCATTGATCATGGAAACCAATGAACTTAAAGGTACTCGCCGTTGGGAGCTATCTTTGGCTCGGTGTATTTACTGTGGTCGTTGCGAAGAGGTGTGCCCAACTCATGCGATTGAGCTAACGCCAAACTTTGAATTGGCTGTCACCAAGAAAGAAGATTTGTATGAAAGTGCAGAATTCAAATTGGCAACGTGTTCATGTTGTGGCAAGCCTTTTGTCGCGCAAAAACTATTGGATTACACCATGGCTACTCTAGAGCAATCTGGTTTAACGGGTGAGCATCTTGAGATGCGTCGTCAGCAATTAGCAACCTGCCCAGAATGTCGTCGTAAAGCCAATATGCTCGATGGTGAAAACATTACCCACCAACGTTTTATAAAAACACCTGTGCAACAAATGCAGGCAGTTGCTCAATCTGAGTCTGAGAAGGAGGAAGCATGA